One stretch of Chryseobacterium fluminis DNA includes these proteins:
- a CDS encoding polysaccharide deacetylase family protein, whose product MVLLSFDIEEFDMPLEYNGTISFEKQISISQTGLERILDILKKHNAKATFFSTVVFAEQSRDLIHRLLSEGHELASHTWFHSDFKEEHLKESKDRLEELFSTDVTGLRMPRMMPVSKNAVENAGYSYNSSINPTFLPGRYNNLKVSRTCFKEGNVTQIPASVSPNFRIPLFWLSFHNFPLSFYKKLASDVLKKDQYLNIYFHPWEFAEIKEDAFKLPGFTVKNSGRAMVERFDEFIGWLKNKNHSFGTFQEFQKQTES is encoded by the coding sequence ATGGTTTTATTGAGTTTTGATATTGAGGAATTTGATATGCCATTAGAATACAACGGAACAATTTCTTTTGAAAAGCAGATTTCCATTTCGCAGACAGGATTAGAAAGAATTTTAGATATCCTGAAAAAACACAATGCAAAAGCTACTTTTTTTTCGACCGTAGTTTTTGCAGAGCAAAGCAGAGATCTTATTCACCGGCTTTTAAGTGAAGGACATGAGCTGGCTTCCCATACCTGGTTTCATTCCGATTTTAAGGAAGAACACCTGAAGGAGTCCAAAGACCGGCTGGAAGAACTTTTTTCAACAGATGTTACAGGATTAAGAATGCCCAGGATGATGCCCGTGAGCAAAAATGCTGTTGAAAATGCAGGATATTCTTATAATTCATCCATAAATCCTACTTTTCTGCCCGGAAGGTATAATAATTTAAAGGTTTCCAGAACCTGTTTTAAAGAGGGAAATGTGACGCAGATTCCGGCTTCGGTTTCTCCCAACTTCAGAATTCCGTTATTCTGGCTGAGTTTCCATAATTTTCCCTTATCCTTTTACAAAAAGCTGGCTTCAGATGTATTAAAGAAAGATCAGTATCTCAATATTTATTTTCATCCCTGGGAATTTGCAGAAATAAAAGAGGATGCCTTTAAGCTGCCGGGGTTTACCGTGAAAAACTCGGGAAGAGCCATGGTAGAAAGATTTGATGAATTCATAGGCTGGCTTAAAAATAAAAACCATAGCTTTGGAACGTTCCAGGAATTTCAAAAACAAACAGAATCATGA
- a CDS encoding glycosyltransferase family 2 protein — protein MKKISIVIPAYNEEGNVAMIHQKIKDIFDDLDHYGFEIIFVNDGSRDHTQHQLEELSRKYDEVKFIEFSRNFGHQPAVKAGLDHAQGNAVISMDGDLQHPPELIPDMIKKWEEGYDIVFTVRTYPKEISWFKRKTSDFFYKILSSLSDVNLTKGGGSDFRLMDAKAVEVLRSLNEDDLFLRGLTSWMGFRQVGINFTACERLSGESSYNLKKMITFAFTGITAFSVKPLYIAAYLGFLFSALSVLGYGAYVIHSFIAHTEISGWASLIMTIVFFGGLQLIIMGIIGIYLGKIFKQTKERPNYIIKNKNF, from the coding sequence ATGAAAAAAATTTCAATTGTAATTCCCGCGTATAACGAAGAAGGAAATGTCGCCATGATCCATCAGAAAATTAAAGATATTTTTGATGATCTGGATCATTATGGTTTTGAAATCATATTTGTGAATGATGGGAGCAGAGACCATACACAACATCAGTTAGAAGAACTCTCCCGGAAATATGATGAGGTGAAATTTATTGAATTTTCGAGAAATTTCGGACACCAGCCCGCAGTAAAAGCCGGACTGGACCATGCGCAGGGAAATGCGGTCATCTCTATGGATGGCGATCTACAGCATCCGCCGGAACTTATTCCTGATATGATTAAAAAATGGGAAGAAGGTTATGATATTGTATTCACGGTAAGAACTTATCCTAAAGAAATCTCATGGTTTAAAAGAAAAACATCAGACTTTTTTTATAAAATACTGTCCAGTCTTTCTGACGTAAATCTTACGAAAGGAGGAGGCTCAGATTTCAGACTCATGGATGCCAAAGCGGTAGAGGTTCTGCGAAGTCTTAATGAAGATGATCTGTTTCTGAGAGGGCTCACAAGCTGGATGGGATTCAGACAGGTGGGTATCAACTTTACCGCCTGCGAGAGATTATCCGGAGAAAGCAGTTACAATCTTAAAAAAATGATCACTTTCGCCTTTACCGGAATTACCGCTTTCAGTGTCAAACCGCTTTATATTGCTGCTTACCTGGGGTTTTTATTTTCTGCCCTGTCCGTTTTGGGATACGGAGCGTACGTCATCCATTCTTTTATTGCCCATACCGAAATATCGGGTTGGGCCTCACTCATTATGACCATTGTTTTCTTCGGTGGATTACAGTTGATTATCATGGGAATCATCGGGATTTATTTAGGGAAAATATTTAAACAGACGAAAGAACGGCCGAATTACATCATTAAAAACAAAAATTTTTAG
- a CDS encoding glycosyltransferase family 87 protein, with amino-acid sequence MKEKFLRILLNPKYIFGVYLIISVVTAISKYLRGDYAINNYLIFKNVFFNTVSQKNLFIHYPDLYFDLNHYGVFFSALIAPFALMPDWLGISLWNVANTFIFVYGIYKLPFSDSKKAVFGLLCLQEYITAALSLQFNVALTGLLLLSATFIYERKEVQSATAILIGVFVKIYGIVGLTQFLFIKNKAKFILSGLVIAVIFFALPMAYSSPAFVIQSYTDWFQSIVEKNSENQVLGNMQDISLMGFFRRILGDASISNLVFLAVGLPLFAAPYIRIGQYKHYAFQLMILASSLLFLVLFSSSSESPTYIIAVVGVLIWFFLQKERTPVIIGLLVFVMIFTCFSTSDLFPKFVKENYIIKYSLKAVPCIIVWLRVTYELLTGDFEKNYSLNS; translated from the coding sequence TTGAAAGAAAAATTTCTTAGAATACTTTTAAACCCTAAATATATATTTGGGGTTTATCTTATTATATCAGTGGTTACTGCCATTTCCAAATACTTAAGAGGTGACTACGCGATTAATAATTATCTGATTTTTAAAAATGTATTTTTTAACACGGTCAGTCAGAAAAATTTATTTATTCATTACCCCGATCTCTATTTTGATCTTAACCACTACGGTGTTTTTTTCAGTGCGCTGATTGCTCCTTTTGCTTTAATGCCGGATTGGCTGGGTATTTCTCTGTGGAACGTTGCCAATACTTTTATCTTTGTGTATGGAATTTATAAACTTCCGTTCTCAGATTCAAAAAAGGCGGTTTTCGGGCTGCTTTGTCTTCAGGAATACATTACAGCAGCTTTAAGTTTACAGTTTAATGTTGCTTTAACAGGTCTTTTATTACTGTCAGCAACTTTCATTTACGAAAGAAAAGAAGTACAGTCCGCCACCGCGATTTTAATAGGAGTATTTGTGAAAATCTACGGAATTGTAGGGCTTACCCAGTTTTTATTCATTAAAAACAAGGCGAAATTTATTCTTTCCGGATTAGTGATTGCCGTTATATTCTTTGCACTTCCGATGGCGTACTCAAGCCCCGCATTCGTTATTCAGAGCTACACAGACTGGTTCCAGTCTATCGTTGAAAAAAACAGTGAGAACCAGGTGTTGGGAAATATGCAGGACATTTCACTGATGGGATTTTTCAGAAGAATTTTAGGAGATGCATCGATTTCAAATCTTGTATTTTTAGCAGTGGGTTTACCGTTATTTGCAGCACCCTACATCAGGATCGGACAATATAAGCATTATGCATTTCAGCTGATGATTTTAGCTTCTTCATTACTGTTTTTAGTATTGTTCAGCTCAAGTTCAGAATCTCCGACCTATATCATTGCCGTTGTTGGCGTTTTGATCTGGTTTTTCCTCCAGAAGGAAAGAACCCCGGTTATTATCGGACTGTTGGTTTTCGTAATGATATTTACCTGTTTCTCAACCTCAGACCTTTTTCCGAAATTTGTGAAGGAAAACTACATTATCAAATATTCTCTGAAAGCGGTACCTTGCATCATCGTATGGCTCAGGGTTACCTATGAACTGTTAACCGGAGATTTTGAAAAAAATTATAGCCTGAATTCATAA
- a CDS encoding C40 family peptidase, whose translation MKTGVFEHQLKIKQQFFLLIISLLIISCGSSKHVVTKKNAGKTIAKTENLRKLDSKFNGKVSRSVADILKDAEKYLGAPYKFGGNTSSGFDCSGFTVKVFGENDLQLPRRSSDQADAGNKIDIKEVKPGDLLFFATSGGSRISHVGIVHDIGNDGEVKFIHASTTKGVIISSLNEKYWNKAYLHAQRVL comes from the coding sequence ATGAAAACGGGAGTATTTGAACATCAATTAAAAATAAAGCAGCAGTTTTTTTTACTGATTATCTCTTTACTGATTATTTCCTGCGGAAGTTCAAAACATGTTGTCACTAAGAAAAATGCGGGAAAAACCATCGCCAAAACAGAAAACCTTCGTAAACTTGATTCTAAATTTAATGGTAAAGTCTCACGATCTGTCGCTGATATTTTAAAAGACGCAGAAAAATATTTGGGAGCCCCTTATAAATTTGGGGGGAACACATCTTCAGGATTCGACTGTTCCGGGTTTACGGTAAAAGTTTTTGGAGAAAATGATCTCCAGCTTCCCAGAAGATCTTCTGATCAGGCTGACGCCGGAAATAAAATCGATATAAAAGAGGTAAAACCCGGCGATCTTTTATTTTTTGCCACATCCGGAGGAAGCAGAATTTCGCATGTAGGAATTGTACATGATATCGGAAACGATGGTGAAGTAAAATTCATTCATGCCTCCACGACCAAAGGGGTTATTATTTCTTCCCTAAACGAAAAATACTGGAACAAAGCTTATCTTCACGCACAAAGAGTTTTATAG
- a CDS encoding 2,3,4,5-tetrahydropyridine-2,6-dicarboxylate N-succinyltransferase — MSLQQTIENIWDNRELLQNEDSQKAIREVISLVDKGELRTAEPTENGWQVNEWVKKAVVMYFPIQKMETIEVGPFEFHDKMPLKKNYAEKGVRVVPHAVAREGAYIAPGVIMMPSYVNIGAYVDSGTMVDTWATVGSCAQIGKNVHLSGGVGIGGVLEPLQAAPVIIEDDCFIGSRCIVVEGVHVEKEAVLGANVVLTASTKIIDVTGDTPVEIKGRVPARSVVIPGSYTKQYPAGEYQVPCALIIGQRKESTDKKTSLNDALRENNVAV; from the coding sequence ATGTCGTTACAACAAACAATTGAAAATATCTGGGACAACAGAGAATTATTGCAGAATGAAGACAGCCAGAAAGCGATCAGAGAAGTAATTTCTTTGGTTGACAAAGGTGAACTTCGTACCGCAGAACCTACTGAAAACGGATGGCAGGTAAATGAATGGGTAAAAAAAGCGGTGGTCATGTATTTTCCGATCCAGAAAATGGAAACGATCGAAGTAGGTCCGTTCGAATTTCATGATAAAATGCCTCTAAAGAAAAATTATGCTGAAAAAGGGGTGAGAGTTGTACCGCATGCCGTGGCAAGAGAAGGAGCTTACATTGCGCCGGGCGTTATTATGATGCCTTCTTATGTCAATATCGGGGCTTATGTAGATTCCGGAACGATGGTAGATACATGGGCGACAGTAGGAAGCTGTGCTCAGATCGGTAAAAACGTTCATTTGAGCGGAGGTGTTGGAATCGGTGGAGTATTAGAACCTCTTCAGGCTGCTCCCGTAATTATCGAGGATGATTGCTTTATCGGATCAAGATGTATCGTTGTAGAGGGAGTACACGTAGAAAAAGAAGCCGTATTGGGTGCCAATGTTGTACTAACTGCTTCCACTAAAATTATTGATGTAACCGGAGATACTCCTGTGGAAATCAAAGGAAGAGTTCCTGCCCGTTCGGTAGTAATCCCGGGAAGTTATACGAAACAGTATCCTGCCGGAGAATATCAGGTTCCGTGTGCTTTGATCATCGGTCAGAGAAAGGAGTCTACCGATAAAAAAACATCGCTAAATGATGCATTGAGGGAGAATAATGTTGCTGTTTAA
- a CDS encoding efflux transporter outer membrane subunit, which translates to MKSLLNIIKGITFSVALLAAVSSCMARKEYERPKNVVDEKLFRTDMLPSDSTSIANISWKEIFTDPILQGHINKALNNNLDIRIALQSINSAEAYLKQSRAAYQPTLAVGPNYTFQTQSINTQFGQIIGERRYVNQFDITASLAWEADIWGKLKAQEKAQLASYLGTVAAHKAVKSDLVASIATSYYQLLTYDAQKRIIQETIKVREKNLETNQALKIAGTVTEVAVQQSEALVLNAKSLLIDIDTQIQLLENTMSMLMGESSHSIERSTLESQNVPIDLKLGYPAQLLANRPDVMEAEYNLMNAFELTNSAKAQFYPTLKLTGSGGFQSVDIDHLFSVNSLFATVVGGLAQPILNRRAIQTNYDVSLANKETAYLNFRKTVLTAGKEVSDAIRVFSVQDQYIDLKQRELNAYKNSVDYSQELVNYGMANYLEVLNASVNSLNAELNIANAEYSKMKAAVELYQALGGGWK; encoded by the coding sequence ATGAAGAGTTTATTAAACATCATAAAAGGAATCACTTTTTCTGTCGCCCTTCTTGCAGCCGTATCGTCATGTATGGCAAGAAAAGAATATGAAAGGCCGAAGAATGTTGTGGACGAAAAGCTGTTCCGTACCGATATGCTTCCTTCGGACAGCACCAGTATTGCCAATATTTCCTGGAAAGAGATTTTTACAGACCCTATTCTCCAGGGTCATATCAATAAAGCGTTAAACAACAATCTTGATATAAGAATTGCCCTGCAGAGCATTAATTCTGCAGAAGCTTATTTAAAGCAGAGTAGAGCTGCCTACCAGCCGACCTTAGCGGTAGGCCCGAACTATACGTTTCAGACGCAGTCTATCAATACGCAGTTCGGACAGATCATTGGAGAAAGACGATATGTTAACCAATTTGATATTACAGCCAGTCTTGCCTGGGAGGCAGATATCTGGGGCAAACTGAAAGCACAGGAAAAAGCGCAGCTGGCTTCTTATTTAGGAACAGTAGCAGCGCATAAAGCGGTAAAAAGCGATTTGGTCGCATCTATTGCTACTTCTTATTATCAGCTGCTGACTTACGATGCCCAAAAGAGGATTATTCAGGAGACCATTAAAGTCCGTGAAAAGAATCTGGAGACCAATCAGGCACTGAAAATTGCAGGTACCGTAACTGAAGTTGCCGTTCAGCAGAGTGAAGCTCTTGTGCTGAATGCAAAATCTCTGTTAATAGACATTGATACCCAGATCCAGCTGCTGGAGAATACAATGAGTATGCTGATGGGAGAGTCTTCCCACTCTATTGAAAGATCTACCCTGGAATCCCAGAACGTACCGATAGATCTCAAATTAGGATATCCTGCCCAGCTGCTGGCCAACAGGCCGGATGTTATGGAAGCTGAGTATAACCTGATGAATGCTTTTGAATTAACAAATTCGGCAAAAGCCCAGTTTTATCCAACCCTAAAACTTACCGGAAGCGGAGGTTTCCAGTCGGTGGATATAGACCATCTATTCAGCGTGAACTCTTTGTTTGCAACAGTTGTTGGTGGTCTGGCTCAGCCTATTCTGAATAGAAGAGCAATCCAGACAAATTACGACGTGAGCCTGGCTAATAAGGAAACTGCTTATCTTAATTTCAGAAAAACAGTTCTTACAGCCGGAAAAGAAGTGTCTGATGCCATCAGGGTTTTCTCTGTACAGGATCAGTATATTGACTTAAAACAGAGAGAGCTGAATGCATACAAAAATTCTGTAGACTACTCCCAGGAGTTGGTAAATTATGGAATGGCCAATTATCTTGAAGTCTTAAATGCAAGTGTCAATTCATTGAATGCAGAACTGAATATCGCCAATGCGGAATACAGCAAAATGAAAGCTGCCGTAGAGCTTTACCAGGCTTTAGGAGGAGGCTGGAAATAA